A genomic window from Scomber scombrus chromosome 18, fScoSco1.1, whole genome shotgun sequence includes:
- the drc3 gene encoding dynein regulatory complex subunit 3, with product MSEQRPDKFEPILMDEEILKEAIEKNRPKDAAGRTVKVEGVTFNDIPTLCLQFRSILKIDHLWEFTCLTKLELNNNLIKKIEGLDCLLNLTWLNLSFNSIEKIEGLESLRKLEVLNLSNNRITVIENMDTLESLTLFCLKNNLLGQLDNVLYLTKFKNLFTLNLCGNPVSKEDDFKVFITAYFPNMKFLDYRYIDEKTKKEASIKYHYVLEKIKRDGLQAQQAAEATQRQEAELQLHHDAFVEFLNGSYLFKDMLKDDLEADKLHHLPGVATLLHAFEHQMVELCMQLFEIGLAEHKRRQTEVNSFFSGHSEAVPHYQHKASQILVNFEQQNKERLEEMQHLTEPELLKLKVNQCNDEINLLCNNLTMLDFQLVSQLEDITKKFDINISEMVGSFSETAQGIFAQCRDLEDNYNEKVREIAVATLEKVAKGSTEGMPDDVRMLFTDKDTVMDALTSGHDNHLMKINDRETRLVTCVNAWKVALVKGIQDKELKRSRMRISGIHRYMDYLREQLEELQ from the exons ATGAGTGAGCAGCGTCCTGATAAATTTGAGCCCATTTTGATGGATGAGGAGATCCTGAAGGAAGCAATAGAGAAGAATCGTCCTAAAGATGCGGCTGGGCGTACTGTCAAGGTGGAGGGAGTCACCTTTAATGATATTCCTACACTATGTCTGCAATTCAGaa GCATCCTGAAGATTGACCACCTTTGGGAATTCACATGCTTAACCAAACTTGAATTGAACAACAACCTCATAAAGAAGATTGAGGGTCTGGACTGTCTGCTTAATCTGACATGGCTCA ATCTGTCGTTCAATAGCATCGAGAAAATTGAGGGTCTGGAGTCTCTGCGGAAGCTAGAAGTGCTGAATTTGTCCAACAACCGAATCACTGTGATTGAAAACATGGACACACTTGAGAGTCTAACTCTTTTCTGCCTTAAAAACAACCTCCTCGGACAGTTGGACAAT GTGCTCTATCTCACGAAGTTTAAGAACCTCTTCACCCTCAACCTATGTGGTAATCCTGTCTCTAAGGAGGATGATTTCAAAGTTTTCATTACTGCCTACTTCCCAAACATGAAGTTCCTAGACTACCGATATATTGATGAGAAGACA AAAAAGGAGGCATCTATAAAATACCACTACGTCCTTGAGAAAATCAAACGTGATGGCTTGCAGGCGCAACAAGCTGCTGAAGCTACACAAAGACAGGAAGCTGAACTACAATTACACCAC GATGCATTTGTGGAGTTCTTGAATGGGTCTTATCTGTTTAAAGACATGCTCAAAGATGATCTAGAGGCAGACAAACTACACCACCTGCCAGGAGTGGCTACTCTGCTTCACGC GTTTGAGCATCAAATGGTGGAGCTGTGTATGCAGCTATTTGAAATAGGCCTGGCTGAGCATAAGCGGAGACAAACAGAGGTGAACTCCTTCTTCAGTGGTCACTCTGAAGCTGTGCCGCACTACCAGCACAAAGCATCACAAATATTGGTAAACTTTGAGCAGCAAAACAAAGAG AGATTAGAAGAGATGCAGCACTTAACAGAACCAGAACTACTGAAGCTCAAGGTCAATCAATGCAATGATGAAATCAACCTACTCTGTAACAACCTTACCATGCTGGATTTTCAGCTGGTCAGCCAGCTGGAG GATATCACCAAAAAGTTTGACATCAACATCTCAGAAATGGTTGGGAGCTTCAGTGAAACAGCTCAAGGGAT ATTTGCCCAATGTCGAGATCTGGAAGATAACTATAATGAGAAGGTGAGAGAGATTGCTGTAGCCACTCTGGAGAAAGTAGCCAAGGGCAGCACAGAGGGCATGCCAGATGATGTTAGAATG CTGTTTACAGACAAAGACACCGTGATGGATGCACTGACCTCCGGCCACGATAACCACCTGATGAAGATCAATGACCGAGAGACTCGGTTGGTTACATGTGTCAATGCCTGGAAAGTGGCCCTCGTTAAAGGG ATTCAAGACAAAGAACTTAAGCGGAGCCGCATGCGCATCTCAGGCATCCACCGATATATGGACTATTTGAGGGAGCAGTTAGAAGAGCTCCAGTAG
- the LOC133999105 gene encoding TOM1-like protein 2 isoform X1, with protein sequence MEFLLGNPYSTPVGQCIERATDGGLQNEDWTLNMEICDIINETDEGPKDAVRALKKRLSGNKNYREVMLALMVLETCVKNCGHRFHVQVANRDFIDGVLVKIISPKTNPPTIVQDKVLSLIQAWADAFRSSPDLTGVVHIYEELKRKGIEFPMADLDALSPIHTPQRGTPEVDPAMIKYLAPASPAAGPPNPSPAPAPAPAPTSATQVSQMPSPITATPEQIARLRSELDVVRGNIKVMSEMLTEMVPGQEDASDLELLQELNRTCRAMQQRVVELISRVSNEEVTEELLHVNDDLNNIFLRYERYERYRSGRAAQNNGMLSEASEDNLIDLGPGSPAVVTPWVTSSSPSHSPAGAAASPAHNSTTASLTSALGSLDVGSDSASGAPSSLPGRNRDDFDMFAQTRSSSLAEQRKNVKYEDPQALGGLASALDVRQHNTGGIPVSQSSVMDDIEEWLCADVKGDVAEEGVTSEEFDKFLEERAKVADTLPSPPGANPPHPARAPSGSHKKAERTEDALFAL encoded by the exons ATGGAGTTCTTACTAGGCAATCCCTACAGCACTCCCGTGGGCCAGTGTATAG AGCGGGCCACAGATGGAGGCCTACAGAATGAAGACTGGACCCTCAACATGGAGATCTGTGATATCATAAATGAGACAGACGAGGG GCCAAAAGATGCTGTGCGGGCACTGAAGAAAAGACTCAGTGGTAACAAGAATTATAGAGAAGTGATGCTGGCTCTAATG GTGTTGGAGACGTGTGTGAAGAACTGCGGGCACAGATTTCACGTCCAGGTGGCCAACAGAGATTTTATTGATGGTGTTTTGGTCAAAATCATCTCCCCGAAAACCAATCCTCCAACCATTGTACAAGACAAAGTCCTGTCTCTTATACAG GCCTGGGCTGACGCCTTCAGGAGTAGCCCCGATCTAACTGGGGTGGTCCACATATACGAGGAACTGAAGAGAAAAGGCATTGAGTTCCCGATGGCAGATCTGGATGCATTGTCTCCCATCCACACGCCACAGAGG GGTACCCCAGAGGTGGATCCAGCCATGATCAAGTACCTAGCCCCTGCATCACCTGCTGCAGGGCCTCCTAATCCTTCCCCTGCCCCTGCCCCGGCCCCGGCCCCTACCTCTGCCACACAGGTGTCCCAAATGCCCAGCCCCATCACAGCAACCCCTGAACAG ATTGCACGGCTGCGTAGTGAGCTGGATGTAGTGAGAGGAAACATCAAAGTCATGTCAGAGATGCTAACAGAGATGGTGCCCGGCCAAGAAGATGCCTCAGACCTGGAACTGCTGCAG GAGCTGAACAGGACATGCAGGGCTATGCAGCAGAGAGTGGTTGAGCTGATTTCACGTGTGTCTAATGAGGAGGTGACTGAGGAGCTGCTGCATGTCAATGATGACCTCAACAACATTTTCCTCCGATATGAGAG GTACGAGAGGTACAGGTCGGGTAGAGCCGCGCAGAACAATGGG ATGTTGAGTGAGGCCTCAGAGGACAACCTGATAGACCTGGGCCCAGGCTCCCCGGCTGTGGTCACGCCCTGGGTCACCTCCAGCTCTCCCTCCCACTCTCCTGCCGGGGCCGCTGCCTCCCCTGCCCATAATTCAACCACAGCCTCGCTAACCTCTGCACTTGGTAGCCTTG ATGTAGGTTCAGACAGTGCGAGTGGCGCCCCGTCTTCTCTACCAGGCCGCAACCGGGATGACTTTGACATGTTTGCCCAGACCAGGAGCAGCTCTCTGGCTGAACAACGCAAAAa tgtaAAATATGAGGACCCTCAGGCTCTGGGCGGCCTGGCCTCGGCTTTGGATGTTAGACAACATAACACAGGAGGG ATCCCCGTATCGCAGTCCTCTGTCATGGATGACATAGAGGAGTGGCTCTGTGCTGACGTG AAAGGTGATGTTGCAGAGGAAGGGGTGACCAGTGAAG AGTTCGATAAATTCCTGGAGGAGAGAGCGAAGGTGGCAGACACTCTGCCATCTCCCCCGGGAGCTAACCCTCCTCACCCTGCCCGTGCCCCTAGTGGATCCCACAAGAAGGCAGAGCGGACGGAAGATGCCCTCTTTGCCTTGTAG
- the LOC133999105 gene encoding TOM1-like protein 2 isoform X2, whose product MEFLLGNPYSTPVGQCIERATDGGLQNEDWTLNMEICDIINETDEGPKDAVRALKKRLSGNKNYREVMLALMVLETCVKNCGHRFHVQVANRDFIDGVLVKIISPKTNPPTIVQDKVLSLIQAWADAFRSSPDLTGVVHIYEELKRKGIEFPMADLDALSPIHTPQRGTPEVDPAMIKYLAPASPAAGPPNPSPAPAPAPAPTSATQVSQMPSPITATPEQIARLRSELDVVRGNIKVMSEMLTEMVPGQEDASDLELLQELNRTCRAMQQRVVELISRVSNEEVTEELLHVNDDLNNIFLRYERYERYRSGRAAQNNGMLSEASEDNLIDLGPGSPAVVTPWVTSSSPSHSPAGAAASPAHNSTTASLTSALGSLDVGSDSASGAPSSLPGRNRDDFDMFAQTRSSSLAEQRKNVKYEDPQALGGLASALDVRQHNTGGKGDVAEEGVTSEEFDKFLEERAKVADTLPSPPGANPPHPARAPSGSHKKAERTEDALFAL is encoded by the exons ATGGAGTTCTTACTAGGCAATCCCTACAGCACTCCCGTGGGCCAGTGTATAG AGCGGGCCACAGATGGAGGCCTACAGAATGAAGACTGGACCCTCAACATGGAGATCTGTGATATCATAAATGAGACAGACGAGGG GCCAAAAGATGCTGTGCGGGCACTGAAGAAAAGACTCAGTGGTAACAAGAATTATAGAGAAGTGATGCTGGCTCTAATG GTGTTGGAGACGTGTGTGAAGAACTGCGGGCACAGATTTCACGTCCAGGTGGCCAACAGAGATTTTATTGATGGTGTTTTGGTCAAAATCATCTCCCCGAAAACCAATCCTCCAACCATTGTACAAGACAAAGTCCTGTCTCTTATACAG GCCTGGGCTGACGCCTTCAGGAGTAGCCCCGATCTAACTGGGGTGGTCCACATATACGAGGAACTGAAGAGAAAAGGCATTGAGTTCCCGATGGCAGATCTGGATGCATTGTCTCCCATCCACACGCCACAGAGG GGTACCCCAGAGGTGGATCCAGCCATGATCAAGTACCTAGCCCCTGCATCACCTGCTGCAGGGCCTCCTAATCCTTCCCCTGCCCCTGCCCCGGCCCCGGCCCCTACCTCTGCCACACAGGTGTCCCAAATGCCCAGCCCCATCACAGCAACCCCTGAACAG ATTGCACGGCTGCGTAGTGAGCTGGATGTAGTGAGAGGAAACATCAAAGTCATGTCAGAGATGCTAACAGAGATGGTGCCCGGCCAAGAAGATGCCTCAGACCTGGAACTGCTGCAG GAGCTGAACAGGACATGCAGGGCTATGCAGCAGAGAGTGGTTGAGCTGATTTCACGTGTGTCTAATGAGGAGGTGACTGAGGAGCTGCTGCATGTCAATGATGACCTCAACAACATTTTCCTCCGATATGAGAG GTACGAGAGGTACAGGTCGGGTAGAGCCGCGCAGAACAATGGG ATGTTGAGTGAGGCCTCAGAGGACAACCTGATAGACCTGGGCCCAGGCTCCCCGGCTGTGGTCACGCCCTGGGTCACCTCCAGCTCTCCCTCCCACTCTCCTGCCGGGGCCGCTGCCTCCCCTGCCCATAATTCAACCACAGCCTCGCTAACCTCTGCACTTGGTAGCCTTG ATGTAGGTTCAGACAGTGCGAGTGGCGCCCCGTCTTCTCTACCAGGCCGCAACCGGGATGACTTTGACATGTTTGCCCAGACCAGGAGCAGCTCTCTGGCTGAACAACGCAAAAa tgtaAAATATGAGGACCCTCAGGCTCTGGGCGGCCTGGCCTCGGCTTTGGATGTTAGACAACATAACACAGGAGGG AAAGGTGATGTTGCAGAGGAAGGGGTGACCAGTGAAG AGTTCGATAAATTCCTGGAGGAGAGAGCGAAGGTGGCAGACACTCTGCCATCTCCCCCGGGAGCTAACCCTCCTCACCCTGCCCGTGCCCCTAGTGGATCCCACAAGAAGGCAGAGCGGACGGAAGATGCCCTCTTTGCCTTGTAG